One genomic window of Micropterus dolomieu isolate WLL.071019.BEF.003 ecotype Adirondacks linkage group LG14, ASM2129224v1, whole genome shotgun sequence includes the following:
- the LOC123983440 gene encoding uncharacterized protein LOC123983440 — translation MKTFPQLGCWVLIFKSENKDYEVDNENSSTSSLLDTDIEENEHELSDSKANMLDAARSEDENDVDSEDLMEGNTSGENTSEFSEVSEDTADTGDKPLYPGAPLSKGESVLMLMSYLLRHNLTGEALTHLLEMFNIMFPGLIPSSHYIFHKEFGSSSKFEVHFYCESCFKYFGISTDCPSQCDSCNTVFDANANLKNGFYFLVLPLYAQIKQLLQEHGVSLNEKTTTFGVLSDIQSGEEYQNLCDSGILGKDDLTLIWNCDGAPVFKSSKCSIWPIQCQVIELEPEVRKKHILMSALWFGASKPSMLT, via the exons ATGAAGACTTTTCCACAACTGGGCTGTTGGGTACTGATATTCAAGAg tgaaaacaaagatTATGAAGTGGACAATGAAAACTCCTCCACAAGTAGCCTGTTGGATACTGACATCGAAGAG AACGAGCATGAACTATCAGATTCCAAAGCAAACATGCTTGATGCTGCAAGGAGTGAAGATGAAAACGATGTGGACAGTGAAGATTTGATGGAGGGCAACACTAGTGGAGAAAACACATCTGAATTTTCTGAG gTCAGTGAAGACACAGCAGATACTGGTGACAAGCCCTTGTATCCTGGTGCACCTCTTTCAAAAGGAGAAAGTGTATTGATGCTGATGTCCTATCTGTTACGGCACAATTTAACCGGCGAGGCACTTACTCACTTACTGGAAATGTTTAACATAATGTTTCCAGGTCTGATCCCATcttcacattacattttccaCAAAGAATTTGGAAGTTCATCTAAATTTGAAgttcacttttattgtgaaagctGTTTTAAATACTTTGGCATTAGCACAGACTGTCCCTCCCAATGTGACTCTTGCAACACAGTATTTGATGCCAATGCAAACCTAAAGAAtggcttttattttcttgtgttgCCCCTGTATGCACAGATTAAGCAACTTCTGCAAGAGCATGGTGTCAGTCTTAATGAAAAAACTACAACATTTGGGGTCCTCTCTGACATACAGTCTGGTGAAGAGTATCAAAATTTATGTGACAGTGGCATTCTTGGAAAAGATGACTTGACGCTTATTTGGAATTGTGATGGCGCACCAGTGTTTAAAAGTTCTAAATGCAGCATTTGGCCAATTCAGTGTCAGGTAATTGAACTGGAACCAGAAGTGAGGAAAAAGCATATTCTGATGTCAGCATTATGGTTTGGCGCAAGTAAACCATCCATGTTAACATGA